In the genome of Nocardia sp. NBC_00416, one region contains:
- a CDS encoding glycosyltransferase family 4 protein — MARTLLVTNDFPPRPGGIQSYLQALAGQLCPDDLVVYAPRWRGDSHTRFDAKQPFQVVRHPTTLMVPTPAVLRRARKVLRAEGCESVWFGAAAPLALLSPALRRAGADRIVASTHGHEVGWSMLPAARQALRVIGDQTDVVTYVSKYTRRRFSSAFGPEAALEYLPPGVDTEIFRPDPAARAELRQRYGLGDRPTVLCLSRLVPRKGQDVLLIAMHRIRELVPGAVLVIAGSGPYEERLRGLADALGLADDVVFTGRVPADELAAHHTLADVFAMPARTRGAGLDVEGLGIVYLEASASGVPVVAGLSGGAPETVLDGETGRVVDGRRADHVAEAIADILADREAAAAMGAAGRAFVERQWRWDALGARLRQLLY; from the coding sequence ATGGCTCGAACTCTGCTGGTTACCAATGATTTCCCGCCACGGCCGGGAGGTATCCAGTCGTATCTGCAGGCGCTGGCCGGACAGTTGTGCCCGGACGATCTGGTCGTCTACGCGCCCCGGTGGCGCGGTGACAGTCACACCCGATTCGACGCGAAACAACCGTTCCAGGTGGTCCGCCACCCCACCACCCTGATGGTGCCCACACCGGCGGTACTACGGCGTGCACGGAAGGTGCTGCGGGCCGAAGGCTGTGAATCGGTGTGGTTCGGCGCGGCCGCGCCGCTGGCCCTGCTGTCCCCGGCGCTGCGCCGCGCCGGCGCGGACCGGATCGTGGCGAGCACCCACGGCCACGAGGTCGGCTGGTCGATGTTGCCGGCCGCGCGACAGGCACTGCGCGTCATCGGCGACCAGACCGATGTCGTCACCTATGTCAGCAAGTACACGCGCCGGCGATTCTCCTCCGCGTTCGGCCCCGAGGCCGCGCTCGAATACCTGCCGCCCGGTGTGGACACCGAGATCTTCCGCCCCGACCCCGCCGCCCGCGCGGAACTCCGGCAGCGCTACGGCCTCGGCGACCGCCCCACGGTGCTGTGCCTGTCCCGGCTGGTGCCGCGCAAAGGTCAGGACGTACTCCTGATCGCCATGCACCGGATCCGCGAACTGGTACCCGGCGCGGTCCTCGTCATCGCCGGCAGCGGCCCCTACGAAGAGCGGCTGCGCGGACTCGCCGATGCCCTGGGCCTCGCCGACGACGTCGTGTTCACCGGCCGCGTGCCCGCGGACGAACTCGCCGCCCATCACACGCTCGCCGACGTATTCGCGATGCCCGCCCGGACCCGCGGCGCGGGACTGGATGTGGAGGGGCTCGGCATCGTCTATCTGGAAGCTTCCGCGTCGGGCGTCCCGGTGGTAGCCGGACTATCGGGCGGCGCCCCGGAAACGGTGCTCGACGGCGAGACGGGACGGGTGGTGGACGGACGCCGTGCCGACCATGTCGCCGAGGCGATCGCCGATATCCTCGCCGACCGCGAGGCGGCCGCCGCGATGGGCGCGGCCGGGCGCGCCTTCGTCGAACGCCAATGGCGTTGGGACGCCCTCGGCGCCCGCCTCCGGCAACTGTTGTACTGA
- a CDS encoding NlpC/P60 family protein: MAAQQRSQRYGHSRNRRPGRAALATGLLAAALYGGGPAGADPVQAPAPTSATEAVQQMIDLSRQTEQLNQQALTAQADLDAKLAVQRDADAKVAAATAAVDAARNEVARYRPMIDRTAIAAYQGARTNRLFSVLVSDSPQQLLDQMSTLDVVATQTSDQLKQYKRATDAATAAQSAARAAADTARAAADQADAVRDDVQRKQTDLGSAVARVIEIWGTLSSTDRTALAGSPFPPGFDRDSLLRDLVPGNGTSALAAGLTRVGDPYVWGATGPDQFDCSGLVQWAFKQVGKDVPRTSSAQAAYGIPVDRGDLQPGDVVFFYDDISHVGIYAGNGLMLHASTFGVPVAVAPMDSTPYHSARRY; encoded by the coding sequence GTGGCAGCACAACAACGGAGTCAGCGTTACGGCCACAGTCGGAACCGGCGTCCCGGACGCGCGGCCCTGGCGACCGGACTCCTCGCGGCGGCCCTCTACGGCGGTGGCCCCGCCGGCGCCGACCCCGTCCAGGCGCCCGCACCGACCTCCGCGACCGAGGCGGTTCAGCAGATGATCGACCTGTCCCGGCAGACCGAACAGCTCAACCAGCAGGCGCTCACCGCCCAGGCCGACCTCGACGCGAAACTCGCCGTCCAGCGCGACGCCGACGCCAAGGTCGCCGCGGCCACGGCCGCGGTGGACGCGGCCCGGAACGAGGTCGCCCGCTACCGGCCGATGATCGACCGCACCGCCATCGCCGCCTACCAGGGCGCACGCACCAATCGCCTGTTCTCGGTGCTGGTCAGCGATTCCCCGCAACAACTCCTGGACCAGATGTCCACCCTGGACGTGGTCGCCACCCAGACCTCCGACCAGCTCAAACAGTACAAACGCGCCACCGACGCCGCGACCGCCGCGCAATCGGCGGCGCGCGCCGCCGCCGACACCGCCCGCGCCGCCGCCGATCAAGCCGATGCCGTCCGCGACGATGTACAGCGCAAACAAACCGATCTGGGCAGCGCCGTGGCCCGGGTCATCGAGATCTGGGGCACGCTGTCGAGCACGGACCGGACCGCGCTGGCCGGCTCGCCGTTCCCGCCCGGATTCGACCGCGACAGCCTGCTTCGTGACCTGGTGCCCGGCAACGGCACCAGCGCCCTCGCCGCCGGACTCACCCGCGTCGGCGACCCGTATGTGTGGGGCGCCACCGGCCCCGACCAGTTCGACTGCTCCGGGCTGGTGCAGTGGGCGTTCAAACAGGTCGGCAAAGACGTCCCGCGCACCAGTTCGGCGCAGGCGGCGTACGGCATCCCGGTCGACCGGGGCGACCTCCAGCCCGGCGACGTCGTGTTCTTCTACGACGACATCTCCCATGTCGGCATCTACGCCGGCAACGGCCTCATGCTGCACGCGTCCACCTTCGGTGTCCCCGTGGCCGTCGCACCGATGGATTCCACCCCCTACCATTCGGCCCGCCGCTACTGA
- a CDS encoding C40 family peptidase, whose amino-acid sequence MAFNTVKRQARRAAVTGAVGAATLGAFLVPAAPAAAQPVTIHGVGTFEVPNEIPIPAGIPGVEAPNSPAGPPPFVTPTKTAGDLALDAALSKVGAPYVYGAAGPDAFDCSGLVQWSYRQAGRELPRTSDAQLSSGAPISMGDLRPGDVVSFYGGGHSGLYAGDGNVVHAATSGSPVAVAPISSMPFAGARRY is encoded by the coding sequence ATGGCGTTCAACACCGTCAAGCGACAGGCGCGGCGCGCAGCCGTCACCGGAGCCGTCGGCGCTGCCACCCTGGGCGCATTCCTGGTCCCCGCCGCACCGGCTGCCGCCCAGCCGGTGACGATCCACGGCGTGGGCACCTTCGAGGTGCCCAACGAGATCCCGATCCCGGCGGGCATCCCCGGCGTCGAGGCGCCCAACTCCCCCGCGGGGCCGCCGCCGTTCGTCACCCCGACCAAGACCGCCGGTGACCTCGCGCTCGACGCCGCACTGTCGAAGGTCGGCGCGCCCTACGTCTACGGCGCCGCCGGACCGGACGCCTTCGACTGCTCCGGCCTCGTGCAGTGGTCGTACAGACAGGCCGGTCGCGAACTACCGCGCACCAGCGACGCGCAACTCTCCTCCGGCGCTCCCATCTCGATGGGCGACCTCCGGCCCGGCGACGTGGTGTCGTTCTACGGCGGCGGCCATTCCGGCCTCTACGCCGGCGACGGCAACGTCGTACACGCCGCCACCTCCGGCAGCCCGGTGGCCGTGGCGCCCATCTCGTCCATGCCCTTCGCCGGCGCCCGCCGCTACTGA